The Schistocerca nitens isolate TAMUIC-IGC-003100 chromosome 2, iqSchNite1.1, whole genome shotgun sequence nucleotide sequence TCTTGTTGTACATGGTCTCCTGTCTGTGAATGACTAGTACTACTTACAATAgcaacttttttatttaatttttccatgAGACTCATGATACTAACACTGATTAGTCGCTTTTTCTGGGACTCACTGTAATTCATAGCAAAAATTGCCTGTCTTTGAGGTGTCATTCCTGGGAAAGTATGTACTAAATACCCATCGTCACCTAAATAATTGAGAAGTGCTGCTGTCGGTAATCCCTCACAGGAGCTTTCATAAACTATGTATGTCCCACCTGAACTGACACCTATACCAGTAATCAGTTGAGAGAGTGTGTCACAACGCAAACCTATTATTTTCATAGGGTCTTGTTTATAAATTATGTCACACACCAATCTTAGAGTAGGTTTCCTAATTAACACATAATCAAAATACTTCTTTtctttcttacttaaatatttcttttgagaatactcagttttctcctGAAATGTTTTACTGTTCTCTAAAAGCTGACTTACTATGTCACAACCAGACATTCCACTATCACGCAAGCTGACAATCTCCTCCTTGGATAATTTTTGAGAACTGTTATCACTAACTATATTTCTATTGTCTGTTCCACTGGCAACATCCTTTATAAGCTTTTCAACAAGGCTTTCAGCCTTGCTACACTCCTCCAACACaaaaacatttcttttcttttcctttggcaCCATTCTGAAGGTTGTGGAAAAAGGTCGTCCAATGATGTTATCCAGTTCCAATTGGTTGTTTCCAATCATCACTGACAATTTgttggaaattttgtgaatttttgaatAATTCTTCCTCTGTATGACTACATAGTCACCTATTTTCATCATATTTTCCTTGGAGCGCTGAGTGTGGGTTCCTAGAAAAGAAAGAAAGCATCAGAGTGTAAAAGGCACTAATAAATAGCGGATTTAGGTCTTTTTTTATCAATGTACAATGCGAGTTAAGGAGCTTGCTTACTTAAAACATGTAAGAACTAGTTGAAGACATTGTTACTTTGGTTTCttacaaattaaatatttattaaatcaaTCAAAATGATATACTTTAATTGTAGTGGATGGTACACAAGACAGTGAACAGAAAGGTGTGAAAGTTGGAGCTGCTGAATGCAGCATTGTCAGATTGGTACATATGACAATCACTTTTTCCATAAGCAATGATTTCTTTCTCCTTACCCTTGGTAACATAAGGAAAGGAAGCAATTTGGGCCTCTGTCACTAGTTCTAACTCACATTTAGAAATAGTTTATGCAAaacaattgttattttttatttcctgTGTAATAAACAATGTGACTGCTCTATATACAGCTCTTATCTACACAAACAGGAATTGCAGTACCGTAAACATTACAAAATCAAAGCCATTACTAAGACTGCATTCACAGTGGCTCCAACAATGGTCATCAGATGCCGTTTCCAAAGATTTCCCAATAACATCGGCCAACAGCTTGGTCATTGTGCGTCTGATCTCATTTGTCAGTTTTTGATGGGACTGAGGaagttaggttagaatctattctagtATGAAGTAGGTTATATTTTAAACTTTAAGGATGGGATGGATACCATGATGCCTCTGTGCTTGGAGACAAGTGCGCAAAAGACACCGAATGCAAGGAAATAAGCTATATCTGTCTCAAAAAGAATGCTgcgagtactgtacactctgtcctcagttactgCAATTACCGGACAAGTTTTATGAAGATAAGAATTGAAGGGAAAAACACCATGCCACAAAAGTTAAAAATGCTTTAACTTTGTGATGCCACTTTCCTTCTCTAACCAGCGATTAGTGTCGGAAGGGAACACCATCTCTGAAACTAACAGGCCATAATTGATGTTTTCCATATTTATACACACGTATTATGAAAACATGTAGTTTCAATGAAATACCTCACTGGTGGTCTCTCATAAACACTCAGAGTGAGGTTTATTATGCTACAGTGGCAAGATGTGTGACTTCGGAGAGTGAAGTTTTTGCCAATGAGTTTAGAAGCACATAATGGTTAACTTATGTGGTGAACGTATGTGTTTCTTTTATAGGTTGCATGGataaaatgtgtgtatgtgtgagtaagcaaatattatgtaaataatgaAAGGTAGATTTTTGGTTTCACAGCAGATCACTTTAATCtgaaaatggtgaaaattaatgcagtACTGACAGGATATTCAGTTAATCACATTATAGTACACTTCATTGTTCTCCAAACACTTAACCAAtggatttgagaaaggaagtaacaatATTCCTGGGGGCGGTATTATTTCTGATTGAGTGTtggttttaataaagaaaatcaacaacatTACAGTGCCTTTTAGTGCACTAGCACAGCTACCAAAATTCGGTatagaacaaattaagaaattcatagTACAGGTATTTGTGGTGCAAAAGTGAAAATATTAGATTTTAAATTAGTATTTAGAGCATCTTAAATAACAATCAACAAATCACACAAAAACTCTGAAGCTGTACTTTTCAGAACATGGTGTAGACCTAATTATTAGAAAGATATAATTGACAGATGTCAAATCTCAAAGTGTCGCTTCTAGTTTTACTTCAATCAGAACTGCATCTTTAATGTGAGAACCAGATTTTTTAACAGACCTCAACTCACACTTCCGCAAGTACGTGGGTATTCGAAATCTGTTTTGTTGAATTTATTTAACATTGTGCAGGCATACGTCAATTACCCTTCAATGGCTGTcattcagtatacatttgaaatacAAACATTAAGTTTAATgtaagatactctgaacacctacaacactgaaaagtggaaacactTATGTACACCCCATCTGCAAACCACCTCATGTAACAGAATCACCGCCCTACTGCCATAAAAACAACAGCAGCAAGGAGGAATAATAATCCAGAGACAGCTGATGTCCACCTACCACAACCCAGAATGACCAACTATAGTAACTTCACACAAAAGATACATCATCCTATAAATTATTTTTCCAGGTTATAATCCACACCTAAAATTTCTGATACAGATTTTGCCCACTTTTGGTTTCCAATAAAGCTGCAATTTCAGTCCACCAATAAAGCTGCAGTTTCAGTACATGGATTCCAAACTGTACCCGGTTATGATATTTTTTATgttcaggatgccacaaactctgCCTCTAACTAAACTTACCAgtttctcacagttcatgtttcatgtTGTTTCGGCcattataacaacaacaaaaaagaaaactcAAATGAATTTCACCAGTTGTCGTCTGAAATACGCACGTTTGGATAGTGAGATCAGCTACACTGTGACCATGCACAAAGAGGCGTACTGATTTGAAACAATTGGCTGTCTTTGGCTGATGTTTGTAGGCGGTGGAATCCACTAATATCAGTGCCACTCTGACCACACCCTAAGGAATATCAAAGACATGCTCAGAAATGCATTCACGAGCATTGAGTGACTGTTCCTTATGAACAACATACTATTGTGTATTATTCTTAGTGCAACATTACTATCTAGCTTTTTtacatacattttcattctctcatACACATGATAGCCCTTCCTTCTTTGGCACTGCTAAACATCTAATGATCACACTTTCTCTTTTGCTTTCCACTCTTGACTTATCTTTTCATTCACTCTGTTGTCTCTCTCTCCAGTACCACAGCAGGCAGTAACATGCCGCATGCAATTTCTGAAAATTAGTTACTAGTCCCTTCCCTTAAAGCACCTTATCTGTAAAGAGGGAACATTTGGGACAAGGAGCTTGTAATTCAA carries:
- the LOC126237087 gene encoding tRNA (adenine(58)-N(1))-methyltransferase non-catalytic subunit TRM6 isoform X1 — its product is MEVDEASDDGTHTQRSKENMMKIGDYVVIQRKNYSKIHKISNKLSVMIGNNQLELDNIIGRPFSTTFRMVPKEKKRNVFVLEECSKAESLVEKLIKDVASGTDNRNIVSDNSSQKLSKEEIVSLRDSGMSGCDIVSQLLENSKTFQEKTEYSQKKYLSKKEKKYFDYVLIRKPTLRLVCDIIYKQDPMKIIGLRCDTLSQLITGIGVSSGGTYIVYESSCEGLPTAALLNYLGDDGYLVHTFPGMTPQRQAIFAMNYSESQKKRLISVSIMSLMEKLNKKVAIVSSTSHSQTGDHVQQDINNGGESGHSELTGVTAFMSSSCGAVMNEESGRHVDVCPDTNLKQSVEETEFSRNELLTGDQLSCDRSDENNHFILNSGDIRLDDSGSGVTPQTLTSSNDGREEERIFHDLKRKNAVSELNEVKKPRWEVDLDRAVDLLSPQNVDGLVVVGREDPADIVLPLLPYLAPSRNFAVYSWCREPLVELYIKLKKDGGVINAHLTETFFRTHQVLPNRTHPDIQMSGSGGYILLGTVVLQHSPKEKNN
- the LOC126237087 gene encoding tRNA (adenine(58)-N(1))-methyltransferase non-catalytic subunit TRM6 isoform X2, whose protein sequence is MAGTHTQRSKENMMKIGDYVVIQRKNYSKIHKISNKLSVMIGNNQLELDNIIGRPFSTTFRMVPKEKKRNVFVLEECSKAESLVEKLIKDVASGTDNRNIVSDNSSQKLSKEEIVSLRDSGMSGCDIVSQLLENSKTFQEKTEYSQKKYLSKKEKKYFDYVLIRKPTLRLVCDIIYKQDPMKIIGLRCDTLSQLITGIGVSSGGTYIVYESSCEGLPTAALLNYLGDDGYLVHTFPGMTPQRQAIFAMNYSESQKKRLISVSIMSLMEKLNKKVAIVSSTSHSQTGDHVQQDINNGGESGHSELTGVTAFMSSSCGAVMNEESGRHVDVCPDTNLKQSVEETEFSRNELLTGDQLSCDRSDENNHFILNSGDIRLDDSGSGVTPQTLTSSNDGREEERIFHDLKRKNAVSELNEVKKPRWEVDLDRAVDLLSPQNVDGLVVVGREDPADIVLPLLPYLAPSRNFAVYSWCREPLVELYIKLKKDGGVINAHLTETFFRTHQVLPNRTHPDIQMSGSGGYILLGTVVLQHSPKEKNN